The Malus domestica chromosome 13, GDT2T_hap1 genome includes a window with the following:
- the LOC103430910 gene encoding protein NUCLEOLAR FACTOR 1-like — translation MGKQSGMNPGFGKRKIPNKFNTSKKSHRLEEENVTHSPATTSSGELPNEESNCVVSEEEMVYKEPSMYDKLLMTLGSSSKSVSAAYKMRKRQEEGISDSEKSEDDGTESSSDSEDADDDEEGVDDEFPMEGKPKDPEKAGLEEHSEDSENEDDQETSDLDDQETSDSDDQETHDSDAEQDLGTSSQSAVEQSMCLSSFDIHLGHKLTKAEVENLSKKKWIYEWEVPAVGMTKGKWAGTGECFTKDDDPNSCYGLKQKLYKHWLDVYNRSGGNDFHSSRQRLFFSLCKCGAHGLISREFGTDDNEDEKEITPAGQDLEIVRPHKLSKPSDFQVLFGGNSKDDFMVGIKFTKRSIKLYSDF, via the exons ATGGGAAAACAATCAGGCATGAACCCAG GATTTGGAAAACGCAAAATACCCAACAAGTTCAACACGAGCAAGAAAAGTCATCGTcttgaagaagaaaatgttACACACAGCCCTGCGACTACTTCGTCAG GGGAACTACCAAACGAAGAATCTAACTGTGTGGTTTCCGAAGAAGAAATGGTTTATAAGGAGCCATCCATGTATGATAAATTGTTAATGACGCTGGGATCATCTAGTAAATCTGTTTCTGCTGCATATAAGATGAG AAAAAGACAAGAAGAAGGTATAAGTGACTCAGAAAAATCTGAAGATGATGGAACTGAATCTTCTAGTGACTCAGAGGATGcggatgatgatgaagaag GAGTTGATGATGAATTTCCTATGGAAGGAAAACCCAAAGACCCTGAAAAGGCAGGACTTGAGGAGCACAGTGAAGATTCTGAAAATGAGGATGACCAGGAGACCTCTGACTTGGATGACCAAGAGACCTCTGACTCAGATGACCAAGAGACTCATGATTCAGATGCAGAACAGGACCTGGGAACCAGTTCTCAATCTGCTGTTGAACAATCAATGTGCTTGAG TTCCTTTGATATACACTTGGGGCACAAGTTAACAAAAGCTGAGGTTGAAAATCTGTCAAAAAAGAAGTGGATATATGAGTGGGAGGTGCCTGCTGTTGGGATGACAAAGGGCAAGTGGGCAGGAACAGGAGAGTGTTTTACAAAA GATGACGACCCCAATTCTTGTTATGGTCTGAAGCAAAAGTTGTATAAGCACTGGTTAGATGTTTATAACAGATCTGGAGGGAATGATTTTCATTCATCTAGACAAAGATTATTCTTCTCCCTGT gtaaaTGTGGAGCACATGGATTGATTTCTAGAGAGTTTGGAACTGATGACAACGAGGATGAAAAAGAGATAACACCAGCTGGCCAGGACCTGGAAATTGTAAGACCTCATAAGTTGTCAAAGCCTAGTGATTTTCAAGTACTTTTTGGAGGAAATAGCAAGGATGACTTCATGGTTGGCATCAAGTTCACTAA GAGGAGCATAAAGTTGTACAGTGATTTCTAG